The following are encoded together in the Triticum dicoccoides isolate Atlit2015 ecotype Zavitan chromosome 6B, WEW_v2.0, whole genome shotgun sequence genome:
- the LOC119324868 gene encoding uncharacterized protein LOC119324868 has product MASPAAACPAAYSWAPQDGAQRGQKVFMQVCAGCHVMLPYAGLRAAAQGEVGAQMAEIVVEEEAVIAARSPSGGSYTPDLTALTTKIHEGAALYTTGGKIAMTMPRMLTGGVSMCQELTKKMAPPRALWLQFSQSYIGTIQMT; this is encoded by the exons ATGGCTTCACCGGCGGCGGCCTGCCCGGCGGCCTACTCATGGGCGCCGCAGGACGG ggcACAACGCGGGCAGAAGGTGTTCATGCAGGTCTGCGCGGGGTGCCACGTCATGCTACCATATGCCGGCCtccgggcggcggcgcagggcgagGTGGGAGCTCAGATGGCCGAGATCGTGGTCGAAGAGGAAGCTGTGATCGCTGCGAGATCCCCATCCGGTGGCTCATACACGCCGGACCTCACAGCCCTCACCACAAAA ATCCATGAAGGGGCGGCTCTGTACACCACAGGGGGCAAGATCGCGATGACGATGCCTAGGATGCTCACCGGCGGTGTCTCCATGTGCCAAGAGTTGACGAAGAAGATGGCGCCACCAAGGGCCTTGTGGCTGCAATTTTCCCAGTCGTACATTGGGACTATCCAGATGACTTGA